One part of the Lotus japonicus ecotype B-129 chromosome 2, LjGifu_v1.2 genome encodes these proteins:
- the LOC130736590 gene encoding uncharacterized protein LOC130736590, whose product MFFICSPACFVFGYFFHCYRFSIAVLVVVDSNAVASWQTASYALWEARNKLWEARNKLIFQEIPFRCEAAIQRAASMSQVDASMEVRDPHGPVRDAIWRRPPRGVFKVNFDGSWKADEVSGMGIVARNYDGLVLAAAAEVVERPSTVVEAEALAFRLTIGLAINLGFRRVCFETYCLTLFQMWKKPPDGRNNLATIFSDCFQLCRSLDFVSVVFVRCSGNVVADFLARNAASYAGLV is encoded by the coding sequence atgttttttatttgcTCACCCGCTTGCTTTGTGTTTGGATATTTTTTCCATTGTTACAGATTTTCTATTGCAGTTTTGGTGGTTGTTGATAGTAATGCCGTGGCGAGCTGGCAAACGGCTTCCTATGCGTTATGGGAGGCTCGTAACAAGTTATGGGAGGCTCGTAACAAGCTCATCTTCCAAGAGATTCCCTTCCGTTGTGAGGCTGCAATCCAACGGGCAGCTTCGATGTCGCAGGTGGATGCTTCGATGGAGGTTCGTGATCCTCATGGTCCGGTGCGTGACGCGATTTGGAGGAGACCACCGCGAGGAGTCTTCAAGGTTAATTTTGATGGATCTTGGAAAGCAGATGAAGTTTCTGGCATGGGGATTGTGGCCAGGAACTATGACGGTTTGGTCCTTGCTGCTGCGGCAGAGGTTGTGGAGCGGCCCTCTACAGTGGTGGAGGCTGAGGCCCTAGCTTTCCGGTTGACGATTGGATTGGCTATTAACCTTGGGTTTAGACGGGTTTGCTTTGAGACATATTGTCTCACTCTCTTTCAGATGTGGAAGAAGCCTCCGGACGGGAGGAACAATTTAGCTACTATTTTTAGTGATTGCTTTCAGTTGTGTCGTTCTTTAGATTTTGTGTCTGTTGTTTTTGTTCGCTGTTCAGGCAATGTTGTCGCAGACTTTTTGGCCAGGAATGCCGCCTCATACGCCGGTTTGGTGTGA
- the LOC130738268 gene encoding pentatricopeptide repeat-containing protein At1g62590-like, which translates to MSVLRYRWFHRNPTFLLAMPFSSLHSHSHSLPNDAVCLFNRLLQMRHTPSIIEFNKILTPLVKTKHYSIAISLSHQMEFRGIMPDIVTLNILINCYCHLGQMSVAFSVLAKILKRGYKPNTITFTTLIKGLCLNDQVKRALQFHDELLAQGIQLNQVSYGILINGLCKVGQTRAALRLLRQIEGKLVQPNVVMYNTIIDSLCKDKLVSEACDLYSEMVLKRISPTVVTFNALIYGFCIVGQLKEAVGLLNEMVLKNINPIVNTFTILVDGLCKEGKVKEAKNVLAVMMKEGVKPDIFTYNSIMDGYCLVKKVNQAKDEFNSMTQRGVAPDVCSYNIMINGCCKIRMVHDALDLFEEMHSKNLIPDTVTYSCLIDGLCKVGRISCAWELVGKMHDRGQQADVITYNSLLDALCKNHHVDKAIALLERVKDKGIQPDMYTYNIIIDGLCKSGRLKDAQEVFQDLLIKGYRLNVVTYNIMINGLCIEGLSDEALALLSKMEDNGCVSDAITYETIIRVLFRKNENDKAQKLLHEMIARGLLKSEVK; encoded by the coding sequence ATGTCAGTTTTAAGGTATAGGTggtttcatcgtaatcccactTTTCTTCTAGCAATGCCCTTTTCATCccttcactctcactctcactctttGCCTAATGATGCTGTGTGTTTATTCAATCGCTTGTTACAAATGCGTCATACCCCTTCCATCATTGAATTTAACAAGATTCTTACTCCTCTCGTGAAGACGAAGCATTACTCCATCGCCATATCCCTTTCTCACCAAATGGAATTTAGGGGAATCATGCCTGACATCGTTACTCTCAACATCTTAATCAACTGTTACTGCCACCTAGGTCAAATGTCTGTTGCCTTTTCTGTTTTGGCCAAGATTCTCAAGAGGGGTTATAAGCCAAATACAATCACCTTCACTACCCTCATTAAAGGTCTCTGTCTTAATGACCAGGTTAAGAGAGCACTGCAATTTCATGACGAGCTGCTAGCACAAGGAATTCAATTGAACCAAGTTAGCTATGGGATCTTAATCAATGGGCTGTGTAAAGTGGGACAAACAAGAGCTGCCCTGCGATTGCTGAGACAGATTGAAGGGAAATTAGTTCAGCCTAATGTGGTCATGTACAACACAATCATTGATAGCCTCTGCAAAGATAAACTTGTAAGTGAAGCTTGCGATTTATATTCGGAAATGGTACTCAAGAGAATTTCTCCTACTGTTGTCACTTTCAATGCTCTAATTTATGGCTTTTGCATTGTGGGTCAATTGAAAGAAGCAGTTGGTTTGCTAAATGAAATGGTGTTGAAAAACATCAACCCAATTGTTAATACTTTTACTATTCTGGTTGATGGGTTATGTAAGGAAGGAAAGGTGAAAGAAGCTAAAAATGTGTTAGCTGTGATGATGAAAGAAGGTGTAAAGCCTGATATTTTCACTTACAATTCTATCATGGATGGGTATTGCCTAGTTAAAAAAGTGAACCAGGCTAAAGATGAATTCAACTCTATGACTCAGAGGGGAGTCGCTCCTGATGTTTGCAGCTACAATATCATGATTAATGGATGCTGTAAGATTAGAATGGTGCATGACGCTCTGGATCTCTTTGAAGAAATGCATTCCAAAAATCTGATTCCTGATACAGTAACTTACAGCTGCCTTATTGATGGTCTGTGCAAAGTAGGGAGAATATCTTGTGCTTGGGAGCTTGTTGGTAAAATGCACGACAGAGGTCAACAAGCCGATGTAATCACTTACAATTCTTTATTAGATGCTCTATGCAAGAATCATCATGTTGACAAGGCAATTGCATTACTTGAGAGAGTTAAAGACAAGGGCATTCAACCAGATATGTACACATACAATATAATTATTGATGGACTATGCAAAAGTGGAAGACTAAAGGATGCACAAGAGGTTTTTCAGGATCTTTTGATTAAAGGCTATCGGCTAAATGTTGTGACATATAATATAATGATCAATGGGCTTTGTATAGAGGGTTTGTCCGATGAAGCACTGGCCTTGCTATCAAAAATGGAAGACAATGGCTGTGTTTCTGATGCTATAACTTATGAAACAATTATTCGGGTTCTCTTTAGAAAAAATGAGAATGATAAAGCACAGAAACTTCTTCATGAGATGATTGCTAGAGGTCTGCTTAAGAGTGAAGTCAAGTGA
- the LOC130738269 gene encoding uncharacterized protein LOC130738269 isoform X1, which translates to MKSLPRSTVILVFPGILIVGALLYTRFIDMNEVLPADSSPKPTLISKTTHDVPNQLQKQIEIPLNCSGYNNLSKRCPTNYPFSWNNPDKSLSPTCPDYFRWIHEDLRPWAQTGITQKMVEKAKATANFKLVILNGKAYLETYEKSFQTRDVFTLWGILQLLRKYPGMVPDLELMFDCVDWPVVLAEGHNARDPPPLFRYCGNDATLDIVFPDWSFWGWPEVNIKPWEVLLGELKEGNKKTTWMNREPHAYWKGNPAVAETRQDLMKCNVSDKQDWNARLYAQDWIRESQEGYKKSDLASQCNHRYKVYIEGSAWSVSEKYILACDSVTLIVKPHYYDFFTRGLIPVHHYWPIKEDDKCKSIKFAVDWGNSHKEKAQKIGKAASDFIQDELKMDYVYDYMFHLLSSYAKLFRYKPSISAQAIELCVESMVCNAERFEKKFMMESLVKGPKNTMPCTMPPPYDPPSFNAQLRRKEGTIQQVESWEKQNMKS; encoded by the exons ATGAAATCGTTGCCAAGATCCACCGTGATTCTGGTTTTTCCCGGCATCCTAATCGTTGGCGCGTTGCTGTACACGCGCTTCATCGACATGAAT GAGGTCCTTCCAGCAGATTCATCTCCCAAACCAACACTAATTAGCAAGACAACACACGATGTACCAAACCAACTCCAAAAGCAAATAGAGATACCATTAAACTGTAGTGGATACAACAACCTCAGTAAAAGATGTCCTACAAACTACCCCttctcatggaacaatccagaCAAATCATTGAGCCCTACGTGTCCCGACTACTTCCGTTGGATCCACGAGGATTTACGGCCATGGGCCCAGACAGGCATAACGCAGAAGATGGTGGAGAAGGCAAAAGCAACAGCAAATTTCAAGTTGGTGATATTGAATGGAAAGGCTTATTTGGAGACGTATGAGAAGTCTTTCCAGACAAGGGATGTTTTCACACTGTGGGGGATTCTGCAATTGTTGAGAAAGTACCCTGGAATGGTGCCTGATTTGGAGCTCATGTTTGATTGTGTGGATTGGCCTGTGGTTTTAGCTGAAGGGCATAATGCTAGGGATCCACCACCGCTCTTTCGTTATTGTGGCAATGATGCCACATTGGATATTGTCTTCCCTGATTGGTCCTTTTGGGGATG GCCTGAGGTTAATATAAAGCCATGGGAAGTTTTATTGGGAGAGTTAAAAGAGGGCAACAAGAAGACAACATGGATGAACAGAGAGCCCCATGCTTACTGGAAAGGCAATCCCGCTGTTGCTGAAACTAGACAAGATCTCATGAAATGCAATGTTTCTGACAAACAAGATTGGAATGCTCGTTTATATGCCCAG GATTGGATTCGTGAATCACAAGAAGGGTACAAGAAATCAGACTTGGCAAGCCAATGCAATCACAG GTATAAGGTTTACATCGAAGGTTCTGCTTGGTCTGTCAGTGAAAAGTACATTCTGGCATGTGATTCTGTCACTTTAATTGTAAAACCCCATTACTATGACTTTTTCACAAGAGGGTTAATACCAGTGCACCACTACTGGCCcatcaaggaagatgataaATGCAAGTCCATTAAGTTTGCAGTGGATTGGGGCAATAGTCACAAGGAAAAG GCACAGAAAATTGGAAAAGCGGCAAGTGATTTCATTCAAGATGAGTTGAAGATGGATTATGTGTATGACTACATGTTTCACCTCCTAAGTTCTTATGCTAAACTCTTTAGATATAAACCATCCATTAGTGCTCAAGCTATTGAGCTATGTGTCGAGTCAATGGTTTGTAATGCAGAAAGATTTGAAAAGAAATTTATGATGGAATCATTGGTCAAGGGTCCTAAAAACACCATGCCATGCACCATGCCTCCCCCTTATGATCCTCCATCCTTCAATGCACAATTAAGGAGAAAGGAAGGTACAATTCAACAAGTGGAATCATGGGAGAAACAAAATATGAAATCTTAA
- the LOC130738269 gene encoding uncharacterized protein LOC130738269 isoform X2, producing MRDNYNITIGQGQKNFGSGHFRHHRDEFSLRQFMKSLPRSTVILVFPGILIVGALLYTRFIDMNEVLPADSSPKPTLISKTTHDVPNQLQKQIEIPLNCSGYNNLSKRCPTNYPFSWNNPDKSLSPTCPDYFRWIHEDLRPWAQTGITQKMVEKAKATANFKLVILNGKAYLETYEKSFQTRDVFTLWGILQLLRKYPGMVPDLELMFDCVDWPVVLAEGHNARDPPPLFRYCGNDATLDIVFPDWSFWGWPEVNIKPWEVLLGELKEGNKKTTWMNREPHAYWKGNPAVAETRQDLMKCNVSDKQDWNARLYAQDWIRESQEGYKKSDLASQCNHRYKVYIEGSAWSVSEKYILACDSVTLIVKPHYYDFFTRGLIPVHHYWPIKEDDKCKSIKFAVDWGNSHKEKAQKIGKAASDFIQDELKMDYVYDYMFHLLSSYAKLFRYKPSISAQAIELCVESMVCNAERFEKKFMMESLVKGPKNTMPCTMPPPYDPPSFNAQLRRKEGTIQQVESWEKQNMKS from the exons ATGAGAGATAATTACAACATTACAATTGGACAGGGGCAGAAGAATTTCGGATCGGGGCATTTTCGTCATCACAGGGACGAATTCAGCTTGCGCCAATTCATGAAATCGTTGCCAAGATCCACCGTGATTCTGGTTTTTCCCGGCATCCTAATCGTTGGCGCGTTGCTGTACACGCGCTTCATCGACATGAAT GAGGTCCTTCCAGCAGATTCATCTCCCAAACCAACACTAATTAGCAAGACAACACACGATGTACCAAACCAACTCCAAAAGCAAATAGAGATACCATTAAACTGTAGTGGATACAACAACCTCAGTAAAAGATGTCCTACAAACTACCCCttctcatggaacaatccagaCAAATCATTGAGCCCTACGTGTCCCGACTACTTCCGTTGGATCCACGAGGATTTACGGCCATGGGCCCAGACAGGCATAACGCAGAAGATGGTGGAGAAGGCAAAAGCAACAGCAAATTTCAAGTTGGTGATATTGAATGGAAAGGCTTATTTGGAGACGTATGAGAAGTCTTTCCAGACAAGGGATGTTTTCACACTGTGGGGGATTCTGCAATTGTTGAGAAAGTACCCTGGAATGGTGCCTGATTTGGAGCTCATGTTTGATTGTGTGGATTGGCCTGTGGTTTTAGCTGAAGGGCATAATGCTAGGGATCCACCACCGCTCTTTCGTTATTGTGGCAATGATGCCACATTGGATATTGTCTTCCCTGATTGGTCCTTTTGGGGATG GCCTGAGGTTAATATAAAGCCATGGGAAGTTTTATTGGGAGAGTTAAAAGAGGGCAACAAGAAGACAACATGGATGAACAGAGAGCCCCATGCTTACTGGAAAGGCAATCCCGCTGTTGCTGAAACTAGACAAGATCTCATGAAATGCAATGTTTCTGACAAACAAGATTGGAATGCTCGTTTATATGCCCAG GATTGGATTCGTGAATCACAAGAAGGGTACAAGAAATCAGACTTGGCAAGCCAATGCAATCACAG GTATAAGGTTTACATCGAAGGTTCTGCTTGGTCTGTCAGTGAAAAGTACATTCTGGCATGTGATTCTGTCACTTTAATTGTAAAACCCCATTACTATGACTTTTTCACAAGAGGGTTAATACCAGTGCACCACTACTGGCCcatcaaggaagatgataaATGCAAGTCCATTAAGTTTGCAGTGGATTGGGGCAATAGTCACAAGGAAAAG GCACAGAAAATTGGAAAAGCGGCAAGTGATTTCATTCAAGATGAGTTGAAGATGGATTATGTGTATGACTACATGTTTCACCTCCTAAGTTCTTATGCTAAACTCTTTAGATATAAACCATCCATTAGTGCTCAAGCTATTGAGCTATGTGTCGAGTCAATGGTTTGTAATGCAGAAAGATTTGAAAAGAAATTTATGATGGAATCATTGGTCAAGGGTCCTAAAAACACCATGCCATGCACCATGCCTCCCCCTTATGATCCTCCATCCTTCAATGCACAATTAAGGAGAAAGGAAGGTACAATTCAACAAGTGGAATCATGGGAGAAACAAAATATGAAATCTTAA